In Crinalium epipsammum PCC 9333, the following are encoded in one genomic region:
- the radC gene encoding RadC family protein, whose product MTYCLRIADIPATERPRERLLSLGQKNLATAELIAILLGTGQGPGKLSAVGLGQHILQQLSQHQRDPLEYLRDISAQELMNIPGVGPAKATTILAAVELGKRAFQSRPSERTIIDSPGAGAAALSHDLMWQAQERFAVLLLDVKNKLIGTQVITIGTATETLAPPREIFREVLRQGATKVIVAHNHPSGSLEPSNEDINLTRQLLTGAQFLGIPLLDHLILGNGDYLSLRQTTALWDEYPQRD is encoded by the coding sequence ATGACATATTGTCTCAGAATTGCAGATATACCAGCCACTGAGCGACCCCGCGAACGATTATTATCTTTAGGACAAAAAAATCTTGCCACTGCTGAACTAATTGCAATTTTATTAGGCACAGGTCAAGGACCAGGAAAACTTTCTGCTGTAGGGTTGGGACAACATATTCTACAGCAACTCAGCCAACATCAGCGCGACCCGCTAGAGTACTTGCGAGATATTAGCGCCCAAGAATTGATGAATATCCCTGGAGTAGGACCTGCCAAAGCCACAACTATTTTAGCTGCCGTAGAACTAGGTAAACGCGCATTTCAATCTCGTCCCTCAGAACGCACAATTATAGACAGTCCTGGCGCTGGTGCGGCGGCGTTAAGTCACGATTTAATGTGGCAAGCACAAGAGCGATTTGCAGTGTTACTTTTAGACGTTAAAAATAAGCTAATTGGTACTCAAGTTATTACCATTGGGACAGCAACGGAAACCTTAGCGCCTCCCCGTGAAATTTTTAGGGAAGTCTTACGCCAAGGAGCCACAAAAGTTATAGTTGCTCACAATCATCCTTCTGGTAGTCTTGAACCTAGTAATGAAGATATAAATTTAACTCGCCAGTTATTAACAGGAGCGCAATTTTTAGGTATTCCGCTATTAGATCATTTAATTTTAGGTAATGGCGACTACCTGAGTTTGCGACAAACTACAGCCTTATGGGATGAATATCCTCAAAGAGATTAA